A window of the Bacteroidia bacterium genome harbors these coding sequences:
- a CDS encoding ATP-binding domain-containing protein yields the protein MAKFKFRLPSQDDIRNSTNGQIMLSIINNDYDEKFSLVTGCPGSGKTTVSIFRLIRLLKNRKPAILLTYQRMLKVAIENLLAKQGISNNKVNTIHSWFPSTTKRLLGYELDETDFKISYDTSKSAYKVFSRTKCWYIKKEYIDQAKSNGWVETDYSSRLTIQQGVCVIYDRGEYKFYKKLSAFEIENALRGKVGNMELILDEAQDLEERIFQAFPKVFGRMTIGADNDQQVHEGSGASETIIKQEISHSLNEFTLQFNYRNTYQIYNFARYFVPNSPKANDSQTLSALKRYKNNGDLPEVLKFSDQSDMQSRLKTIIENYKGFNIGVLFPFKNQVENYHSIISGFGFECSKYYSEMSEAEKSKTENDLKNILVTTFISAKGMEFDIVIMPEFESLRNTDEAKRQAYVGCTRAKNRLVIMYTGSKPSILNNFPSDTYDTGDLFY from the coding sequence ATGGCAAAATTTAAATTCAGACTTCCGAGCCAAGACGACATAAGAAACTCTACGAACGGACAAATTATGTTGAGCATAATCAACAATGATTATGACGAAAAATTTTCTCTTGTAACAGGTTGTCCTGGTAGTGGTAAAACAACCGTTTCCATTTTTAGGCTGATACGCCTACTAAAAAATAGAAAACCCGCCATATTACTTACCTACCAAAGAATGTTGAAAGTTGCCATTGAAAACTTGCTTGCAAAGCAAGGAATATCAAATAATAAAGTGAATACTATCCATAGTTGGTTTCCAAGCACAACAAAAAGATTGTTGGGATATGAATTAGATGAAACGGATTTTAAAATATCTTATGATACTTCAAAAAGTGCCTATAAAGTATTCAGCAGAACCAAATGTTGGTATATCAAAAAAGAATATATAGATCAAGCCAAATCTAATGGATGGGTTGAAACGGATTATTCTTCACGCTTAACAATTCAACAAGGTGTTTGTGTAATATATGATCGGGGAGAATATAAATTTTACAAAAAACTGTCTGCATTCGAAATAGAAAATGCTTTGCGTGGAAAAGTAGGCAATATGGAACTTATACTTGACGAAGCGCAAGATCTTGAAGAAAGAATTTTTCAAGCGTTTCCGAAAGTATTTGGCAGAATGACAATTGGTGCAGACAATGACCAACAAGTGCACGAAGGTTCAGGTGCAAGCGAAACGATAATAAAGCAAGAAATAAGTCATTCATTAAACGAGTTTACTCTACAATTCAATTACAGGAACACTTATCAAATCTATAATTTTGCAAGGTACTTTGTTCCGAATAGCCCCAAAGCAAACGATAGTCAAACGTTATCAGCACTGAAACGATATAAGAATAACGGAGATTTACCCGAAGTACTTAAATTTAGCGATCAGTCTGATATGCAAAGCAGATTAAAGACAATCATTGAAAACTATAAAGGTTTTAATATTGGTGTATTGTTTCCGTTCAAAAACCAAGTTGAAAACTATCATTCCATAATATCAGGCTTTGGCTTTGAGTGTTCTAAGTATTACTCTGAAATGTCCGAAGCAGAAAAATCTAAGACCGAAAATGACCTAAAAAACATATTGGTTACAACCTTCATTTCTGCAAAAGGAATGGAGTTTGATATTGTAATTATGCCTGAATTTGAGAGTTTAAGAAACACAGACGAAGCCAAAAGGCAGGCTTATGTGGGTTGCACACGAGCTAAAAATAGGTTAGTCATTATGTACACAGGTAGCAAGCCGTCTATTTTAAACAACTTTCCAAGTGATACTTACGATACAGGTGATTTGTTTTATTAA